One stretch of Treponema pectinovorum DNA includes these proteins:
- the nusA gene encoding transcription termination factor NusA produces MSEMAEAIRELIEEKGFSEESVKQTVENAIKAAYKKTFGTADNCEVKFADDLSDVSVYSRKVIVDGVYDPVTEIELEDALKMSDECEVGDEILILIDPKTFERSAVSTGKQAAHQGLSESQKTNLYNEFKDKIGEVIIGYYQREYNGNIYVDLGKVEGVLPKKYQSPREVYQKSDRIKAVVVDVKPISSGVQLVLSRTDPKFVQSTLELEVPEIEDKTVEIFKIVREAGYRTKIAVFSNKEEVDPVGACVGPKGVRIQNVIRELEGEKIDVLRYDPDPVVFIKNALSPAEVEKVLITDEEKRQALAIVNESQFSLAIGKQGQNVRLANRLCDWSIDVKTEEQAAEIDLSQFTARKAAEQLFSNSADEAQVEEPVSTISELSGVDANVAKALKDAGYDDIQDFVDAYEEGTLKVEGVTQEQLDEVNKIICDVVEFVEEENPEDSQQAEDESKDSSEEDDTAQDEDYFCPECGAKITLDMHKCPNCGVEFEFE; encoded by the coding sequence ATGTCAGAAATGGCAGAGGCAATCCGTGAACTAATCGAGGAAAAAGGTTTTTCGGAAGAATCGGTCAAGCAAACAGTAGAAAACGCAATAAAGGCAGCGTATAAAAAGACGTTTGGAACTGCGGATAACTGCGAGGTAAAATTTGCGGACGATTTGTCCGATGTTTCAGTTTATTCCCGAAAGGTAATCGTGGACGGAGTTTACGATCCTGTTACAGAAATTGAACTTGAAGATGCTCTTAAGATGAGCGATGAATGCGAAGTTGGAGATGAAATTCTTATATTAATAGATCCAAAAACTTTTGAACGTTCCGCAGTTTCTACAGGAAAACAGGCCGCACACCAGGGATTGAGCGAAAGTCAAAAGACAAATCTCTACAACGAATTTAAAGATAAAATTGGCGAAGTGATAATCGGCTATTATCAGCGTGAGTACAATGGAAATATCTATGTAGATTTGGGCAAGGTTGAAGGAGTTCTTCCTAAAAAATACCAGAGCCCAAGGGAAGTTTATCAAAAAAGCGATCGCATAAAGGCGGTTGTTGTTGATGTAAAACCTATTTCCTCTGGCGTTCAGCTGGTTTTGAGCCGCACAGATCCAAAATTCGTGCAGTCAACGCTCGAACTTGAAGTTCCAGAAATCGAAGACAAAACTGTAGAAATTTTTAAGATTGTTCGCGAAGCAGGCTACCGCACAAAGATAGCAGTTTTTTCTAACAAAGAAGAAGTTGATCCTGTTGGTGCTTGCGTAGGTCCAAAGGGCGTGCGTATTCAAAATGTTATTCGTGAACTTGAAGGTGAAAAAATCGATGTCCTTCGTTACGATCCAGATCCTGTTGTATTCATAAAGAATGCTCTTTCGCCTGCGGAAGTTGAAAAAGTTTTGATAACAGATGAAGAAAAAAGGCAGGCACTTGCAATCGTAAACGAGAGTCAATTCTCACTTGCTATTGGTAAACAGGGACAAAATGTTCGCCTTGCAAACAGGCTTTGCGATTGGTCAATCGATGTAAAAACAGAAGAGCAGGCGGCAGAAATCGATTTGAGTCAGTTTACTGCAAGAAAAGCCGCAGAGCAGTTGTTTAGCAACAGTGCGGATGAAGCCCAAGTCGAAGAGCCTGTTTCTACCATTAGTGAACTTTCTGGAGTTGATGCAAATGTTGCAAAAGCTTTAAAAGACGCAGGCTATGATGATATTCAGGACTTTGTCGATGCTTACGAAGAAGGAACTTTAAAAGTTGAAGGCGTAACACAAGAGCAACTTGACGAAGTGAATAAAATCATCTGCGATGTTGTAGAGTTTGTCGAAGAGGAAAATCCAGAAGATAGTCAACAAGCAGAAGATGAATCAAAAGATTCTTCTGAAGAAGATGATACTGCTCAAGATGAAGATTATTTTTGTCCTGAATGTGGTGCAAAAATCACTTTAGATATGCACAAATGTCCTAATTGTGGTGTTGAATTTGAATTTGAATGA
- the rpsO gene encoding 30S ribosomal protein S15 produces MLTKEESAALISKFGANEADTGNSKVQIALLTERIKQLTAHCQQFPKDTGASRALLKVVGQRRKMLKYLQRKDLETYRQLIKDLGLRK; encoded by the coding sequence ATGCTTACAAAAGAAGAATCAGCTGCATTGATCAGCAAATTTGGCGCAAACGAAGCCGACACAGGAAATTCAAAAGTTCAGATTGCATTGTTGACTGAACGAATTAAACAGCTCACAGCTCACTGCCAGCAGTTTCCAAAAGATACTGGAGCTTCAAGGGCGCTTTTAAAAGTTGTTGGACAGCGCCGCAAGATGCTCAAATACCTCCAGAGAAAAGATCTCGAAACATATCGTCAGCTCATTAAAGACCTTGGCCTCCGCAAATAA
- the truB gene encoding tRNA pseudouridine(55) synthase TruB produces MKTDKNSHNSGDSSILLLAKQAGETSFSSLTAVKKSLKTSKVGHTGTLDSFADGLLVVLTGKLTRLVPHITNFNKTYLALIEFGKGTDTLDPTGKVIAQGLVPDEKIVLQSLKKFKGEIQQIPPAFSALHVNGKRSSDLCRAGEKVELAPRKITIHSIKLLDFYDKYALIEVSCSMGTYIRALARDIAKECGTVAHLKALRRTSVGPFLLKDAAGADKLGLFTISSLINKNENDFVGRQDDSAFLEEIKNSAKSMTVEIAKFCGFTPALLSRAYVQDFSNGRTLTNHSFYYEYKPAENCEFAVFYPDLVFAGVVKKNNRKLSYGFVIPTREEKIKVYSWEQIFSDKFSKEFKSKGVALSIGSFDGTHIGHDSIFDSILERKDLVPGIVTFRHSARFSTEKNSYKGDVSSLSQRMEFFIRKGFSFVVVIDFSDDFTKIEGSDFLTVIKKNCNLKYLCEGKDFTCGYKGSIDVKALGDFCLKNNIELNVVDFVDYLGRKVSSSRIRTDVLEEKFEAVKIMLHKSFELDCAGFEWEKEEKDGQHWLVAKKRGIQVFPPDGQYKVQIETVISGSEEISVTKTVLCKLDSGLLRVLDSDGSLSGFVRAIQFG; encoded by the coding sequence ATGAAAACAGACAAAAACAGTCACAATAGCGGCGATTCTTCTATTCTGCTACTTGCAAAGCAGGCAGGAGAAACGAGTTTTTCTTCGCTTACGGCAGTAAAAAAATCTCTTAAAACATCAAAAGTTGGGCACACTGGAACTTTAGATTCGTTTGCAGACGGACTTTTGGTGGTTTTGACTGGAAAATTAACTCGTCTTGTTCCTCATATAACAAATTTTAACAAAACTTATCTTGCTTTAATTGAATTCGGAAAAGGAACCGATACTTTAGACCCAACAGGAAAAGTTATTGCACAAGGTCTTGTTCCAGACGAGAAAATTGTGCTTCAATCCCTTAAAAAATTTAAAGGCGAAATCCAGCAGATACCTCCAGCTTTTAGCGCACTTCATGTAAATGGAAAACGTTCCAGCGATTTGTGCAGGGCAGGCGAAAAGGTTGAACTTGCTCCAAGAAAAATTACAATTCATTCGATAAAACTTTTAGATTTTTACGATAAATACGCGCTCATCGAAGTTTCATGTTCAATGGGAACTTACATCCGCGCCCTTGCACGAGATATTGCAAAAGAATGTGGCACTGTTGCTCATCTAAAAGCGTTAAGGCGAACGAGCGTTGGTCCATTTTTGTTAAAAGATGCAGCAGGAGCGGATAAATTAGGACTTTTTACGATAAGCTCTCTTATCAATAAAAACGAAAACGACTTTGTTGGCCGTCAAGACGATTCTGCCTTTTTGGAAGAGATAAAAAATTCGGCAAAATCGATGACAGTCGAAATCGCAAAATTTTGTGGTTTTACGCCTGCTCTTTTATCGCGTGCGTATGTGCAGGATTTTTCTAACGGAAGGACTTTAACGAATCACTCTTTTTATTATGAATATAAGCCTGCAGAAAACTGTGAATTTGCGGTTTTCTATCCTGATTTAGTTTTTGCAGGCGTGGTTAAAAAAAATAACCGAAAATTGAGTTATGGTTTTGTAATTCCGACTCGCGAGGAAAAGATAAAAGTTTATTCGTGGGAGCAAATTTTTTCGGATAAATTTTCAAAGGAATTTAAAAGCAAAGGAGTGGCCTTGTCCATTGGGAGTTTTGACGGAACTCACATCGGGCACGACAGCATTTTCGATTCTATCCTTGAACGGAAAGATTTAGTTCCAGGAATCGTTACCTTTCGTCATTCTGCGAGATTTTCGACAGAAAAGAATTCTTATAAAGGCGATGTTTCCAGTTTGAGTCAACGCATGGAATTCTTTATCCGTAAAGGATTTAGCTTTGTCGTTGTCATTGACTTTTCTGATGATTTTACTAAAATTGAAGGCAGCGATTTTTTAACCGTTATAAAGAAGAATTGCAATTTAAAATACCTTTGTGAAGGCAAGGATTTTACCTGCGGTTACAAAGGCTCTATAGATGTAAAAGCTTTAGGCGATTTCTGCTTGAAAAACAATATCGAGCTGAATGTTGTCGATTTTGTTGACTACTTGGGCAGAAAAGTTAGTTCTTCAAGAATCCGAACGGATGTTTTGGAAGAAAAATTTGAAGCGGTAAAAATAATGCTTCATAAGTCATTTGAACTTGATTGTGCAGGTTTTGAATGGGAAAAAGAAGAAAAAGACGGACAGCATTGGCTTGTCGCAAAAAAAAGGGGGATTCAAGTTTTTCCTCCAGACGGACAATATAAAGTCCAAATAGAAACGGTAATTTCTGGAAGCGAAGAGATTTCCGTAACAAAAACTGTGCTTTGCAAATTGGATTCTGGTTTACTTCGCGTGCTAGATTCTGATGGGTCGCTCAGTGGTTTTGTGCGGGCAATTCAATTTGGTTAA
- a CDS encoding RluA family pseudouridine synthase encodes MKKTQIVYENQEILVINKEAGISVQGGEKIAHPLDEELSKQLGYKVFLVHRLDKETSGLMIVAKSSTAASKWISLISSKKVKKEYTAICFFEPVIDGKKSFEGKITDSIEKSGKTLTAQTYFKLFASKEIFLDDESVKISALHLTLGSGRMHQIRIHLAKAGCPIVQDDKHGNFKLNKKVRALGIKKLCLASTKLTIPNEKENLVFEIELPEHMKTALALLT; translated from the coding sequence ATGAAAAAAACGCAAATCGTATACGAAAATCAAGAAATTCTCGTCATAAATAAGGAAGCAGGAATAAGCGTGCAGGGCGGAGAAAAAATTGCTCATCCTCTGGACGAAGAACTTTCCAAGCAACTCGGCTATAAAGTTTTTTTGGTTCATCGCCTCGACAAAGAAACTTCTGGTCTTATGATTGTCGCAAAATCTTCAACGGCGGCTTCAAAATGGATTTCGTTGATTTCAAGCAAAAAAGTGAAAAAAGAATACACTGCAATCTGTTTTTTTGAGCCTGTTATAGACGGCAAAAAATCTTTTGAAGGAAAAATTACCGACAGCATCGAAAAATCTGGAAAAACTTTAACTGCGCAAACCTATTTTAAACTTTTTGCGTCCAAAGAAATTTTTTTAGATGATGAAAGCGTAAAAATTTCTGCGCTTCACCTTACGCTTGGAAGCGGAAGAATGCATCAGATTAGAATCCACCTTGCAAAAGCTGGCTGTCCAATAGTGCAAGATGACAAGCACGGAAATTTCAAATTGAATAAAAAAGTTAGAGCTTTGGGTATAAAAAAACTCTGCCTTGCTTCTACAAAACTTACGATTCCAAATGAAAAAGAAAATCTCGTTTTTGAAATAGAACTTCCAGAGCACATGAAAACCGCATTGGCTCTATTGACATAG
- a CDS encoding LSm family protein, producing the protein MEYIALDSQPHYAECEEIASSLGYHLVELKISKQGSTTRILAVITGEDSTANIGINDCSKVHHALLPKIEEILGTDDTYMELTSPGMERNIKNAAEFALFKGRQVRVWDKTISDWVGGKVISADKASVTLEVAQEDGSFVQKTVSYADIAKAKFIHL; encoded by the coding sequence ATGGAATACATTGCGCTTGATTCACAGCCACATTATGCAGAATGCGAAGAGATTGCCAGTTCATTGGGCTATCACCTTGTTGAATTGAAAATTTCAAAACAGGGCAGCACAACACGTATCCTTGCTGTCATAACAGGAGAAGATTCCACAGCAAACATTGGAATAAACGACTGTTCAAAAGTTCATCACGCTCTGCTTCCAAAAATCGAAGAAATTCTTGGAACCGACGACACCTATATGGAACTAACTTCGCCTGGCATGGAACGCAATATAAAAAATGCTGCAGAATTTGCCCTTTTTAAAGGCAGGCAGGTTAGAGTTTGGGATAAAACGATAAGCGACTGGGTTGGCGGAAAAGTTATTTCTGCGGATAAGGCTTCAGTTACTTTAGAAGTTGCACAGGAAGACGGTTCTTTTGTTCAAAAAACTGTTTCTTATGCAGATATAGCAAAGGCAAAATTTATTCACTTATAA
- the pnp gene encoding polyribonucleotide nucleotidyltransferase, which yields MVNKVTYKIGDEELILETGKIGKQANGCVYAQYAGTSVIATVCASSEVKEGLDFVPVTVEYNEKYYAAGKIPGGFVKREGRPKDKEILVSRLIDRPMRPLFETSFGREIQIVPTCVSADGINPPDILAVIASSAAVSVSDIPFHGPVAAARVAYIAGEYVINPTFAQQEKAELEIVVAGTKDGFTMVEGGANEVSEEVMLGALEKAQVFITAMCELQESLVAKCGKQKLPLAPLNVELQNKEEIIAEATPLLEKACFQDGKSNRGNAISAVKKQLVEKHAQQFEDEIQKKLFDSCFDDIQYNLLRKSILDKGLRIDGRKCDEIRPITCEVNVLPRPHGSALFTRGETQSLAVCTLGTTLDAQAYDDIDGERSENFILHYNFPPYSVGEVGRLTTGRREIGHGYLARRSLEPMVPPVSQFPYTVRVVSEILESNGSSSQASTCGGCLAMLAAGVPMKEMVAGVAMGLITEGDEENPYKRYKILSDILGEEDHLGDMDFKVAGTKNGITGFQMDIKIAGVTTQIMKEALAQAKAGRMHILSIMEKCIDKPQPISPFAPKILTMKISPDKIGALIGPGGKNIKALCAQYNVTINTEEDGTVQIYGKTGKSAEEARLAVKGICEDPEIGTIYNGTVKRIMDFGAFVEILPGKEGLCHISKLSRQRVEKVTDVLHEGQQIPVKLLEVDKMGRLNLSYVDALEEQSK from the coding sequence ATGGTTAATAAAGTAACTTATAAAATTGGTGATGAAGAACTAATCCTCGAAACTGGAAAAATCGGAAAACAGGCAAACGGTTGTGTTTATGCTCAATATGCAGGCACTTCTGTTATAGCAACTGTTTGTGCTTCTTCTGAAGTTAAAGAAGGATTGGACTTTGTTCCTGTTACTGTTGAATACAACGAAAAGTATTATGCTGCTGGAAAAATTCCTGGTGGTTTTGTAAAGAGGGAAGGGCGTCCTAAGGATAAAGAAATTTTGGTTTCTCGCCTTATAGATCGCCCTATGCGTCCTTTGTTTGAAACTTCATTTGGTAGAGAAATTCAGATTGTTCCTACCTGTGTTTCTGCCGATGGAATAAATCCTCCAGACATCCTTGCTGTAATAGCATCTTCTGCTGCGGTTTCTGTTTCAGATATTCCATTCCATGGACCTGTTGCGGCCGCTCGTGTTGCATATATCGCTGGTGAGTATGTTATAAATCCAACTTTTGCACAGCAGGAAAAAGCAGAACTTGAAATTGTTGTTGCTGGTACAAAAGACGGCTTTACGATGGTAGAAGGCGGTGCAAACGAAGTTAGCGAAGAAGTTATGCTTGGTGCTTTGGAAAAGGCACAGGTTTTTATAACTGCAATGTGCGAACTTCAGGAAAGTCTAGTTGCAAAATGCGGAAAACAAAAACTTCCACTTGCGCCTCTCAATGTTGAACTTCAAAACAAAGAAGAGATAATTGCAGAAGCAACGCCACTTTTGGAAAAAGCCTGTTTCCAGGATGGAAAATCAAACAGAGGGAATGCAATTTCTGCGGTAAAAAAGCAACTTGTAGAAAAACATGCACAGCAGTTTGAAGATGAAATTCAGAAAAAGCTTTTTGATTCTTGCTTTGACGATATTCAATACAATCTGCTAAGAAAAAGCATTCTGGATAAAGGGTTAAGAATCGACGGTCGTAAATGCGATGAAATTCGTCCTATAACTTGCGAAGTAAATGTTTTGCCTCGTCCACACGGTTCTGCTTTGTTTACTCGTGGCGAAACTCAGTCTCTGGCAGTTTGTACGCTCGGAACAACTTTGGATGCTCAGGCTTACGATGACATTGACGGAGAGCGAAGCGAAAACTTTATACTTCACTACAATTTTCCTCCTTATTCGGTAGGCGAAGTTGGTCGACTTACAACTGGTCGCCGCGAAATCGGACACGGATATCTTGCTCGTCGTTCTTTGGAACCGATGGTGCCTCCTGTATCACAGTTTCCTTACACAGTTCGCGTAGTATCAGAGATTTTGGAATCCAATGGTTCTTCTTCACAGGCTTCTACCTGTGGTGGTTGTCTTGCAATGCTCGCTGCTGGTGTTCCAATGAAAGAGATGGTTGCAGGCGTTGCGATGGGTCTTATAACCGAAGGCGATGAAGAAAATCCGTACAAAAGATACAAGATTCTTTCCGACATCTTAGGCGAAGAAGATCACCTTGGAGACATGGACTTTAAAGTTGCAGGAACTAAAAACGGAATCACAGGCTTCCAGATGGATATAAAGATTGCAGGTGTTACTACACAGATAATGAAAGAAGCGCTTGCACAGGCAAAAGCTGGTCGTATGCACATTCTTTCTATAATGGAAAAGTGCATAGATAAACCTCAGCCAATCAGTCCATTTGCTCCAAAAATTCTTACCATGAAAATAAGTCCAGATAAGATTGGTGCATTGATTGGTCCTGGCGGAAAGAACATAAAAGCACTTTGTGCACAGTACAATGTTACAATCAACACAGAAGAAGACGGAACTGTTCAGATTTACGGAAAAACTGGAAAATCTGCAGAAGAAGCAAGGCTTGCTGTAAAAGGCATCTGTGAAGATCCAGAAATTGGAACAATCTACAATGGAACTGTAAAACGAATAATGGATTTTGGTGCCTTTGTAGAAATTCTTCCTGGAAAAGAAGGGCTCTGTCATATTTCAAAACTTTCTCGACAGAGAGTTGAAAAGGTAACGGATGTTCTTCACGAAGGACAGCAGATTCCTGTAAAACTTCTTGAAGTTGACAAGATGGGACGCTTAAATCTGTCCTATGTAGACGCTCTTGAAGAACAGTCAAAGTAA
- the infB gene encoding translation initiation factor IF-2: MAEELEKKPEFVLNKKKSELQETKSSVQDSASQAQKEKKKVVVVKRKVPTQPQRAPVQSSTSGNLQTGTEQKTVRPVPVVKKSTNSSPSTSENHSQSSSQKTSGQTRTTFEIASTRPNVKAGNLSNRSRGGYRSGNGGGYQNREGGYNNGYSSNRGEGGFKNQNREGGFRNNYSNGQRTGGFSGAQARENYQNRDKNQATGGFNRTGNSGFNRGAQGGGFNRSGTGGRPGFGGARPNGSRPGFGGSRTGFGGKPAFGGENVASAIPEQKSLGKKAFKGKKQVYSRKDKEELFDEEELYKKKASIPASVVPKSIDIMESVSVSDLARKMNLKANEIIGKLMSMGIMVTINQSIDSDTAILLAAEYGCEVHLVSLYDETLIESDKGEGMEELPRPPIVTVMGHVDHGKTKTLDAIRKTNVVAGEAGGITQKIGAYQVKTEKGVITFLDTPGHEAFTMMRARGAQITDVCVLVVAADDGVMPQTLEALSHAKDAKVPIIVAVNKIDKPEANPDRVMTQLSEKGLTPEEWGGDTQYVKISALKGEGIDELLDAILLQAEMLELKTHWGTRAEGKVIESRVDQGRGVVADVMVLSGTLKVGDPFVAGIYSGRVRAMFNDRGEKVIEASPSMPVEVLGLDEMPNAGDPFQVTESERDARDISNKRQELKRFEAAKAVKKVTLDNLVSTIEASEVKELRVIIKADLQGSAEALKISLEKLSTPEIRLNVIHSSAGAINESDVTLASADENAIIIGFNVRPTAKAKMLADEEKVEIRKYNIIYKCVEEIQAAMEGMLRPDTIEQNIGTAEVRNIFKVPKVGVIAGCYVTNGLVKKSATVNLIREGIVKWTGKISSLKRFKDDAKEVKEGFECGISLENWQDIQVGDQLEFIEYVEIARKLGESLVDEKAAAEEKAKARIEAAKAEAQAAHEQALAEEAEAKAKAKAKKAATKAKKSDSSENAGDAE, translated from the coding sequence ATGGCTGAAGAATTAGAAAAAAAGCCCGAGTTTGTATTGAATAAGAAAAAGTCAGAACTTCAAGAAACAAAAAGTTCTGTACAAGATTCTGCAAGTCAGGCTCAAAAAGAAAAAAAGAAGGTTGTAGTAGTAAAGAGAAAAGTACCGACTCAACCACAAAGAGCTCCAGTTCAATCATCGACTTCGGGAAATTTGCAGACAGGCACAGAGCAAAAAACTGTTCGTCCTGTTCCGGTGGTAAAAAAGTCAACAAATTCTTCGCCATCAACTTCTGAAAATCACTCTCAGTCGTCCAGTCAAAAAACTTCTGGACAAACTCGTACAACTTTCGAAATTGCATCAACTCGGCCGAATGTAAAGGCTGGCAATCTTTCTAATCGTTCTCGTGGTGGTTATCGCTCTGGAAATGGCGGTGGATATCAAAATCGTGAAGGCGGTTACAATAATGGCTATTCTTCTAACAGAGGGGAAGGCGGCTTTAAAAACCAGAATAGGGAAGGTGGGTTTAGAAACAACTACTCTAATGGACAAAGAACGGGTGGTTTTTCTGGTGCTCAAGCTCGCGAAAATTATCAAAATCGCGACAAAAACCAAGCTACCGGGGGATTTAATCGCACAGGAAATAGCGGTTTTAACCGTGGTGCTCAAGGCGGTGGATTCAATCGCTCAGGAACAGGTGGACGTCCAGGTTTTGGTGGCGCTCGTCCTAATGGTTCTAGACCTGGTTTTGGCGGAAGTCGCACTGGCTTTGGTGGAAAACCAGCTTTTGGTGGCGAAAATGTTGCATCTGCAATTCCAGAACAGAAATCTTTGGGCAAAAAAGCATTTAAAGGCAAAAAACAGGTCTACAGTCGAAAAGATAAAGAAGAGCTCTTTGATGAAGAAGAACTTTACAAGAAGAAGGCTTCAATTCCTGCAAGCGTAGTTCCTAAATCTATAGATATAATGGAATCCGTTTCTGTTTCAGACCTCGCTAGAAAGATGAATTTAAAAGCAAATGAGATAATCGGAAAACTGATGTCTATGGGAATTATGGTTACGATAAACCAGAGCATAGATTCGGATACTGCAATTTTGCTTGCTGCAGAATACGGCTGTGAAGTTCATCTTGTTTCTCTTTATGACGAAACTTTGATAGAAAGCGACAAGGGCGAAGGCATGGAAGAACTTCCTCGTCCTCCTATTGTTACAGTCATGGGACACGTAGATCATGGTAAGACAAAGACTCTCGATGCAATTAGAAAAACAAATGTTGTTGCTGGCGAAGCTGGTGGAATCACTCAAAAAATCGGTGCTTATCAGGTTAAGACTGAAAAAGGCGTTATCACCTTCCTCGATACTCCAGGACACGAAGCATTTACTATGATGCGCGCTCGCGGTGCTCAGATAACAGATGTCTGTGTTTTGGTTGTTGCCGCTGATGACGGTGTTATGCCACAGACTTTGGAAGCGTTAAGCCATGCAAAAGACGCAAAAGTTCCAATCATAGTTGCAGTAAATAAAATTGATAAACCAGAAGCAAATCCAGACAGAGTTATGACGCAGCTTTCGGAAAAAGGACTTACTCCAGAAGAATGGGGTGGAGACACTCAATATGTAAAAATTTCTGCTTTAAAAGGCGAAGGCATAGATGAACTTCTTGATGCGATTCTTTTGCAGGCGGAAATGCTTGAATTAAAAACTCATTGGGGAACTCGTGCCGAAGGTAAAGTGATTGAATCGCGCGTAGACCAGGGACGCGGTGTTGTTGCAGACGTTATGGTTTTAAGCGGAACACTAAAAGTTGGAGATCCTTTTGTTGCAGGTATTTACTCTGGTAGAGTTCGTGCAATGTTTAACGACAGAGGAGAAAAAGTTATAGAAGCAAGTCCTTCAATGCCTGTAGAAGTGTTGGGCTTGGATGAAATGCCAAATGCAGGTGATCCGTTCCAGGTTACAGAAAGCGAACGCGACGCTAGAGATATTTCAAATAAAAGACAGGAACTCAAGAGATTTGAAGCAGCAAAAGCTGTTAAAAAAGTTACTTTGGACAACCTTGTTTCTACAATCGAAGCGAGCGAAGTTAAAGAACTCAGAGTTATCATAAAAGCAGACCTTCAAGGTTCAGCTGAAGCGCTCAAAATTTCTCTTGAAAAACTTTCTACACCAGAAATTCGCTTGAATGTTATCCATTCTTCAGCAGGTGCAATAAACGAAAGCGATGTAACTTTAGCTTCTGCCGATGAAAATGCAATCATAATCGGCTTTAACGTTCGTCCTACAGCAAAAGCGAAGATGCTTGCAGATGAAGAAAAAGTTGAAATTCGAAAGTACAACATCATCTATAAATGTGTTGAAGAAATTCAAGCGGCTATGGAAGGGATGTTGCGTCCAGATACGATCGAACAGAATATCGGTACAGCAGAAGTTCGAAACATCTTTAAAGTTCCAAAGGTCGGCGTGATTGCAGGTTGTTATGTTACAAATGGTCTTGTAAAAAAGAGCGCAACTGTAAATCTCATCCGCGAAGGAATTGTAAAGTGGACAGGAAAAATCTCCTCGCTTAAAAGATTCAAAGACGATGCGAAAGAAGTAAAAGAAGGCTTTGAATGCGGAATAAGTTTGGAAAACTGGCAGGATATTCAAGTTGGAGATCAACTTGAGTTTATTGAGTATGTAGAAATTGCAAGAAAACTCGGTGAATCTCTCGTAGACGAAAAAGCTGCTGCAGAAGAAAAAGCAAAAGCGCGTATAGAAGCTGCAAAAGCAGAAGCACAGGCTGCTCATGAACAGGCTTTAGCAGAAGAAGCGGAAGCAAAAGCCAAAGCCAAGGCAAAAAAAGCTGCAACAAAGGCTAAAAAGTCGGATTCATCAGAAAACGCAGGAGATGCTGAATAA
- the dut gene encoding dUTP diphosphatase: protein MQNCEIKIVAEDGVKLPSYQTSGSAGCDICAYLPEGKSIVLKPMERFLVPTGIKMSIPEGFEVQVRPRSGLAAKNGVTCLNTPGTIDSDYRGEVKIILINLGSEDFEINSGDRIAQLVVAPVTQANFLLVDELDKTARGEGGFGHTGK from the coding sequence ATGCAAAACTGTGAAATAAAAATCGTCGCCGAAGACGGTGTAAAACTTCCTTCATATCAAACATCGGGTAGCGCTGGTTGCGATATCTGTGCATATCTTCCAGAAGGTAAATCAATCGTATTAAAACCTATGGAACGCTTTTTGGTTCCAACGGGAATTAAGATGAGCATTCCAGAAGGCTTTGAAGTGCAAGTTCGCCCACGCTCTGGGCTTGCCGCAAAAAATGGGGTAACCTGCTTGAACACTCCTGGCACTATCGACAGCGATTATAGGGGAGAGGTAAAAATCATCCTTATAAATTTAGGCAGCGAAGATTTTGAAATAAATTCTGGCGACCGAATCGCACAACTGGTTGTTGCTCCTGTAACACAGGCTAATTTTCTTCTGGTAGATGAACTTGATAAAACTGCTCGTGGTGAAGGTGGCTTTGGTCATACTGGAAAATAA
- the rbfA gene encoding 30S ribosome-binding factor RbfA, producing the protein MGEFRLARLGEQIRDEIAKLIYTQKIKDPRVSTFLTVNRVEVAADLAYAKVYVSSFLPEGQIIKGVAGLNSAAGFIQTSIAKKLTIRKFPKLTFIADNSIKEGFEMVHKLNLLEAEENENRQKQSQ; encoded by the coding sequence ATGGGTGAGTTTAGACTTGCAAGGTTAGGAGAGCAGATTCGCGATGAGATTGCAAAATTGATTTACACTCAAAAGATAAAAGATCCGCGAGTTTCTACTTTTCTAACTGTAAACAGGGTTGAAGTTGCTGCAGATTTAGCTTATGCAAAGGTCTATGTTTCCAGTTTTTTGCCAGAAGGTCAAATTATAAAAGGCGTTGCAGGATTGAACAGTGCAGCAGGCTTTATTCAGACTTCAATCGCAAAAAAACTTACGATAAGAAAATTCCCAAAACTCACTTTTATAGCGGACAATTCTATAAAAGAGGGTTTTGAGATGGTTCATAAACTCAATCTGCTAGAAGCAGAGGAAAATGAAAACAGACAAAAACAGTCACAATAG